Proteins from a genomic interval of Thermodesulfovibrionales bacterium:
- a CDS encoding sigma-54 dependent transcriptional regulator produces the protein MNFRIIIAEDEDITRKQLLHALKREGYDAVGARNGPEALGLMEREHFDLLVTDVRMPGMNGIELLEKVKERDPRVEVLVVTGFASVDSAVEAMKKGAYEYITKPFNLDELIMKIKNIHERKLLKKENLALRTFFGMSKGVSIIARSESMKRIMATVEEIKDSDSPVLLTGEKGVGKSIIAKIIHFTSRRESMPFLSLNCSTMTEDLLSAELFGYERTSASGATRTKKGLMEVADGGTLFVDAVGDLPSPLQAKLLNVAEDGRFSMEGRLRPVEINVRLLSAWDQDMRELIREGRFMEDLYFRLKGVEITVPPLRERREDIEPLCTFFLQKYRSNSGGMINGFTEEATGVLENYSYPGNVRELENIIERAAILEKGPLITPESLPTIITKYRIETYQTEQIKTIDEVSRDYASKVLDLVEGDKAEAARLLGIPEISLWKLLKRR, from the coding sequence ATGAATTTCAGGATCATTATCGCTGAAGACGAAGACATTACCCGGAAACAGCTCCTCCATGCGCTGAAGAGAGAAGGCTATGACGCTGTGGGCGCCAGGAACGGTCCGGAGGCATTAGGCCTGATGGAACGCGAACATTTTGATCTCCTCGTAACCGATGTCAGGATGCCGGGTATGAACGGTATCGAGCTCCTCGAAAAGGTGAAGGAGAGAGACCCCCGTGTCGAGGTGCTTGTTGTTACGGGCTTCGCCAGTGTCGATTCGGCAGTGGAAGCGATGAAGAAGGGGGCCTATGAATATATAACAAAACCATTCAACCTCGATGAACTCATCATGAAGATCAAGAATATCCATGAGCGGAAGCTCTTGAAGAAAGAGAATCTTGCCTTAAGGACCTTTTTTGGAATGTCCAAGGGTGTCTCGATCATCGCACGAAGCGAGAGCATGAAGAGGATTATGGCTACCGTAGAGGAGATCAAGGATTCGGATTCTCCTGTCCTCCTTACCGGTGAAAAGGGTGTGGGGAAGAGCATCATAGCAAAGATCATACACTTTACGAGCAGAAGAGAGAGTATGCCCTTCCTTTCCCTCAATTGCTCGACGATGACCGAAGATCTTCTCTCTGCAGAGCTCTTTGGATACGAGCGGACGTCGGCTTCAGGCGCAACGCGGACAAAGAAGGGGCTTATGGAGGTGGCCGATGGCGGCACGCTCTTCGTCGATGCCGTTGGCGACCTTCCCTCCCCTCTCCAGGCGAAACTGCTCAACGTCGCAGAAGACGGCCGGTTCTCTATGGAAGGAAGGCTAAGGCCTGTTGAGATTAATGTCAGGCTCCTTTCCGCCTGGGACCAGGACATGAGGGAGCTCATTCGGGAAGGCAGATTCATGGAAGACCTTTACTTCAGACTGAAGGGTGTTGAGATCACCGTCCCTCCCCTGAGAGAGCGGAGGGAGGATATTGAGCCGCTCTGCACCTTTTTTCTCCAGAAGTATCGATCGAACTCAGGAGGCATGATTAATGGTTTCACCGAAGAGGCGACGGGGGTATTGGAAAACTATAGTTATCCCGGAAATGTCAGAGAGCTCGAAAACATTATAGAGAGAGCGGCGATCCTCGAAAAGGGTCCTCTCATTACGCCTGAGAGCCTGCCCACGATCATAACGAAGTACAGGATCGAGACCTACCAGACTGAACAGATAAAGACGATCGACGAAGTATCGAGGGAT